One genomic window of uncultured Erythrobacter sp. includes the following:
- the aroA gene encoding 3-phosphoshikimate 1-carboxyvinyltransferase, with translation MASHTFTTSNPLRGRIRVPGDKSISHRALMFSSLAVGESTIEGLLEGEDVLATAAAMRQLGAQIERSNDGVWTVHGAGLGSLLEPHQALDMGNSGTSTRLLMGLLASHGFTATFVGDASLSGRPMNRVIEPLSQMGASFEASSGGTLPLMLRGAFAPVPIRYRLPVASAQVKSAVLLAGLNTPGITTVIEPVATRDHTERMLAGFGATLEIGEDNGERVISIHGESDLKSQHVVVPGDPSSAAFFMVAALIVPGSDLVIENVGLNATRAGLVEALRQMGGSIEELNPREVGGEPVADLRVKHSVLKGAEIDPAFAPSMIDEFPVLFVAAAVAEGATVTTGLEELRVKESDRLATMAAALTLAGADVEESDDGLTINGTGGDLLKGTPSGASVETKLDHRIAMAMAIAGLASQDGVSIDDTSPIATSFPTFTSLLDQASS, from the coding sequence ATGGCGAGCCACACCTTCACCACTTCGAACCCACTTCGCGGACGTATTAGAGTCCCCGGAGACAAATCAATCAGCCACCGGGCGCTGATGTTTTCCAGCCTCGCCGTCGGTGAAAGCACCATTGAAGGCTTGTTGGAAGGCGAAGACGTACTCGCCACCGCCGCAGCGATGCGCCAGCTCGGGGCGCAGATCGAACGTAGCAATGATGGTGTCTGGACCGTCCATGGCGCGGGGCTTGGCAGCTTGCTTGAGCCGCATCAGGCGCTGGATATGGGCAATAGCGGCACTTCGACGCGCCTTCTGATGGGGCTACTCGCCAGCCACGGTTTCACTGCGACATTCGTTGGGGATGCCAGTCTTTCCGGCCGGCCAATGAACCGCGTGATCGAGCCGCTTTCGCAAATGGGCGCGAGTTTCGAAGCATCGAGTGGTGGTACCCTTCCCCTGATGCTGCGCGGTGCGTTTGCCCCCGTGCCGATCCGTTACCGGCTTCCGGTGGCCAGTGCGCAGGTGAAGAGCGCCGTGCTTCTCGCTGGCCTCAACACGCCGGGCATCACTACTGTGATCGAGCCTGTTGCGACGCGCGATCATACGGAGCGAATGCTTGCCGGTTTCGGCGCGACGCTTGAGATTGGCGAGGACAACGGCGAAAGGGTCATTTCGATCCATGGCGAATCCGACCTGAAATCGCAGCATGTGGTGGTTCCCGGCGATCCATCCTCCGCAGCATTCTTCATGGTCGCCGCGCTGATTGTGCCCGGCAGCGATCTGGTGATCGAGAACGTCGGGCTAAACGCAACGCGTGCGGGACTGGTCGAAGCGCTTAGGCAAATGGGCGGATCAATCGAAGAACTGAACCCGCGCGAAGTTGGAGGCGAGCCTGTCGCTGACCTCAGGGTCAAGCACTCGGTCCTGAAAGGCGCAGAGATCGACCCTGCCTTTGCCCCGAGCATGATCGATGAGTTTCCCGTGCTTTTCGTTGCGGCTGCGGTTGCCGAAGGCGCCACGGTCACAACTGGCCTCGAAGAATTGCGCGTAAAGGAAAGTGACCGCCTTGCGACAATGGCAGCGGCACTGACCCTTGCCGGAGCTGATGTCGAAGAGAGTGATGACGGCCTGACCATCAACGGGACAGGTGGCGACTTACTCAAGGGAACTCCATCAGGTGCCAGCGTCGAGACCAAGCTCGATCACCGCATCGCGATGGCTATGGCGATTGCGGGTCTCGCGAGCCAAGACGGCGTGAGCATTGACGATACATCACCCATCGCAACCAGCTTTCCTACATTCACATCGTTGCTTGACCAGGCCTCATCGTGA
- a CDS encoding permease: METPLDVYSFIGFLGTACIIGAYAYLTWQDEPNPYILHGTNLAGAALLTVSLLVHTNWPSLVLEGFWALIAIAGLAKALRKQAERAEVEP; this comes from the coding sequence ATGGAGACGCCGCTCGACGTTTACAGCTTCATCGGCTTCCTCGGCACCGCATGCATCATCGGTGCTTATGCGTATCTCACATGGCAGGACGAGCCAAACCCCTACATCCTGCACGGCACCAACCTTGCCGGAGCGGCACTTCTAACCGTGTCACTGTTGGTCCACACAAACTGGCCCAGCCTGGTTCTGGAGGGTTTCTGGGCACTTATCGCCATTGCAGGCCTGGCCAAGGCCCTGCGAAAGCAGGCGGAAAGAGCCGAAGTCGAGCCGTGA
- a CDS encoding DUF805 domain-containing protein gives MWLFETVELRNLFRLSGRSTRREFLTFLVIGLAMAVFGIADLDGPFGLPITLMALTLVVAAAVRRINDHGGTKWVLLAIFVPYLGIGIVTYFLFIPGDPFANNSGANPRERNQS, from the coding sequence ATGTGGCTTTTTGAGACGGTGGAACTGCGCAATCTCTTTCGACTGTCAGGGAGGTCAACGCGGCGCGAATTTCTTACCTTCCTCGTTATTGGGTTGGCGATGGCAGTTTTCGGCATTGCCGATCTTGATGGCCCCTTTGGCTTGCCGATCACTCTCATGGCACTGACCCTTGTCGTCGCCGCTGCGGTCAGGCGCATCAATGACCATGGCGGGACCAAATGGGTCCTGCTAGCGATCTTTGTGCCTTACCTCGGCATTGGAATCGTCACCTACTTTCTGTTCATTCCAGGCGATCCTTTCGCAAACAACTCAGGAGCAAATCCCCGTGAACGGAACCAGTCATAA